In a single window of the Bacteroidales bacterium genome:
- a CDS encoding Ig-like domain-containing protein, translating to MIARKLLLSAFALLTLVFVGCKDDEPEFVALNVETKDIVEGEEYQFYVESYQGTIEWSIDSEEVATIDQTGKVKGVKVGTTNVRALLSNGTKLMAVLTVNGRAMDTDSISVSIETLNLAANATSKFSVDITKKEYLDQELYPLRLALTEVKTAAEAEGEIPNPATVEGIFRPDSTGYDIIFTAGAKKAEYLCLVAVGEFEQEIPIIVDYGVYLSHNLIMPDNLNDGIGLLTYKTINLGETLNYSFFCYLDGASDEQKAAVKEILQNKENYVADGLTLEIGDVTIDDSDDVWVVSLPLTSTANVYEQGIIAITIEDKTLQLNLTCDDGKKFSELYISFNQINTYSEEVKLGSRELNNSYLKYVGGNVDESAEPERFKIIVWYTMSPDDRGDYINWNLSLPQGASAPVKYLGMQKINTQQFEFEFEVQAPGQANIGFTIENPKADDPSLSEEDKALYETYRIQTATALVNVIDRNTV from the coding sequence ATGATAGCAAGAAAATTATTATTATCAGCATTTGCTTTACTTACCCTTGTATTTGTGGGTTGTAAAGATGATGAACCAGAATTTGTTGCGCTTAACGTTGAGACTAAAGATATCGTAGAGGGTGAAGAGTATCAATTCTACGTAGAATCTTATCAAGGAACAATAGAGTGGAGCATCGATTCTGAGGAAGTGGCTACTATCGACCAAACTGGTAAGGTTAAAGGTGTGAAGGTAGGAACCACTAATGTACGTGCATTACTTTCTAATGGAACTAAGTTAATGGCAGTTCTTACTGTAAATGGAAGAGCTATGGATACAGACTCTATCTCAGTATCAATTGAGACATTAAATCTTGCTGCTAATGCTACAAGTAAGTTTTCAGTTGATATTACAAAGAAAGAGTATTTAGATCAAGAATTATATCCATTACGCTTAGCTTTAACAGAAGTTAAAACAGCTGCTGAGGCAGAAGGTGAGATTCCAAATCCAGCAACAGTAGAGGGAATTTTCCGTCCAGATAGCACAGGATATGATATAATATTCACTGCCGGTGCTAAAAAAGCAGAGTACCTATGTTTGGTTGCTGTTGGAGAATTTGAGCAAGAGATACCCATTATCGTAGATTATGGTGTATATCTATCTCACAATCTAATTATGCCTGATAACCTAAATGATGGTATAGGATTGTTAACATACAAAACTATCAATTTAGGAGAGACATTGAATTACTCTTTCTTCTGTTATTTAGATGGAGCTTCTGATGAGCAAAAAGCCGCAGTTAAGGAGATTCTTCAAAACAAAGAAAATTATGTAGCTGATGGATTAACCCTTGAAATAGGAGACGTAACAATTGATGACAGCGATGATGTTTGGGTTGTTTCTCTTCCATTAACATCAACTGCAAATGTTTATGAGCAAGGAATTATTGCCATAACAATAGAGGATAAAACATTACAACTTAACCTAACATGTGATGATGGTAAGAAATTTAGCGAACTTTACATCTCATTCAACCAAATTAATACATACAGCGAGGAGGTAAAATTAGGAAGTCGCGAATTAAACAACAGTTACCTAAAATATGTAGGTGGAAATGTTGATGAAAGTGCAGAGCCAGAAAGATTCAAAATCATTGTATGGTACACAATGAGTCCAGATGATCGTGGAGATTATATCAATTGGAACTTATCGTTGCCACAAGGTGCAAGTGCTCCTGTGAAATATCTTGGAATGCAAAAAATCAATACTCAACAATTTGAGTTTGAGTTTGAGGTACAAGCTCCGGGACAAGCAAATATTGGATTTACAATTGAGAACCCCAAAGCAGATGATCCTTCATTATCAGAAGAGGACAAAGCATTATACGAGACATACCGTATTCAAACAGCTACTGCTCTTGTAAATGTGATTGACCGCAATACTGTT